From Lysobacter silvisoli, the proteins below share one genomic window:
- the phbB gene encoding acetoacetyl-CoA reductase, whose product MQSRVALVTGGTGGIGTSIVQRLAQMGHKVATNYRDEAKGRAWQAQMKGLGLDVAIAQGDVSSPEQAEALVRNVESQLGPVDILVNNAGITRDTTFHRMTPQQWTDVIDTNLNSCFNVTRPVIEGMRERKWGRIVQISSINGQKGQYGQANYAAAKAGMHGFTISLAQENAKFGITVNTVSPGYIATDMVMAVPEEVRNKIVAQIPTGRLGSPQEIAYAVGFFIPDEAGWITGANLSANGGQYMGW is encoded by the coding sequence ATGCAGTCACGCGTCGCATTGGTCACCGGCGGCACCGGTGGCATCGGCACTTCGATCGTCCAACGCCTGGCCCAGATGGGGCACAAGGTCGCGACCAATTATCGCGACGAGGCCAAGGGGCGCGCCTGGCAGGCGCAGATGAAAGGACTCGGCCTGGACGTAGCGATCGCGCAAGGCGACGTGTCCTCGCCCGAACAGGCCGAAGCGCTGGTGCGCAACGTGGAAAGCCAGCTCGGCCCGGTCGACATCCTGGTCAACAACGCCGGCATCACCCGCGACACCACCTTCCACCGGATGACGCCGCAGCAGTGGACCGACGTCATCGACACCAACCTCAACTCCTGCTTCAACGTCACCCGCCCGGTGATCGAAGGCATGCGTGAGCGCAAGTGGGGCCGGATCGTGCAGATCAGCTCGATCAACGGCCAGAAGGGCCAGTACGGCCAGGCCAACTACGCCGCGGCCAAGGCCGGCATGCACGGCTTCACCATTTCGCTGGCGCAGGAAAACGCGAAGTTCGGCATCACCGTCAACACGGTTTCGCCGGGCTACATCGCCACCGACATGGTCATGGCCGTGCCGGAAGAGGTGCGCAACAAGATCGTCGCCCAGATCCCGACCGGGCGCCTGGGCAGCCCGCAGGAAATCGCCTACGCGGTGGGCTTCTTCATCCCCGACGAGGCCGGCTGGATCACCGGCGCCAACCTGTCCGCCAACGGCGGCCAGTACATGGGCTGGTGA
- the gluQRS gene encoding tRNA glutamyl-Q(34) synthetase GluQRS yields the protein MSTPTASRPYRGRFAPSPTGDLHFGSLLAAFGSWLLARHAQGTWLVRVEDLDPPREVAGAAERQLRTLAAFGLHSDEPVLRQSERGAHYRAALERLLASGAAFACHCSRSELAEAGGIHRHCVSGPRPGREPAIRLRVADGSVVAYDDAIRGPQSQDVAREVGDVVLRRADGYWAYQLAVVVDDAEQAISDVVRGADLLDSTPRQILLQRALGLPTPRYAHLPLVLDGAGRKLSKSDAALPVDAERPLPALAAAWRALGQDPAVLHGAGTVAELLARSQSGFDPGRIAAAPTIALGEF from the coding sequence GTGTCCACGCCCACCGCCTCCCGCCCATACCGCGGCCGCTTCGCGCCCTCGCCCACCGGCGACCTGCACTTCGGTTCGCTGCTGGCCGCGTTCGGCAGTTGGCTGCTCGCGCGGCACGCGCAAGGCACCTGGCTGGTGCGCGTGGAGGACCTGGACCCGCCACGCGAAGTGGCCGGCGCAGCCGAGCGCCAGTTGCGCACCCTGGCCGCCTTCGGCCTGCACTCGGACGAGCCGGTGCTGCGCCAGAGCGAACGCGGCGCGCATTACCGGGCCGCGCTGGAGCGCCTGCTCGCCAGCGGCGCCGCGTTCGCCTGCCACTGCAGCCGCAGCGAGCTGGCCGAAGCCGGGGGCATCCACCGCCATTGCGTAAGCGGGCCGCGGCCGGGCCGCGAACCGGCGATCCGCCTGCGCGTGGCCGACGGCAGCGTGGTCGCCTACGACGACGCCATCCGCGGGCCGCAGTCGCAGGACGTGGCGCGCGAGGTCGGCGACGTGGTCCTGCGCCGCGCCGACGGCTACTGGGCCTACCAGTTGGCGGTGGTGGTGGACGACGCCGAACAGGCCATCAGCGACGTGGTGCGCGGCGCCGACCTGCTCGATTCCACTCCGCGCCAGATCCTGCTGCAGCGCGCGCTGGGCCTGCCCACGCCGCGCTACGCCCACCTGCCGCTGGTGCTGGACGGCGCCGGCCGCAAGCTGTCCAAGTCCGATGCCGCCCTGCCGGTGGACGCCGAGCGTCCCCTGCCCGCGCTGGCCGCGGCCTGGCGCGCGCTGGGTCAGGACCCGGCCGTGCTGCACGGTGCGGGCACGGTCGCGGAACTGCTGGCGCGGTCGCAATCCGGCTTCGATCCGGGTCGCATCGCGGCCGCGCCGACGATCGCACTCGGCGAGTTCTAA
- the htpX gene encoding protease HtpX, whose product MFKRIALFLATNLAVLLLLSIVMSVLQALGFNIKGNGALLTMAAVFGFGGAFISLLLSKWMAKMGTGAVVISEPRNETERWLVDTVRRQAQAAGIGMPEVAVYDAPEINAFATGANRNNALVAVSTGLLRAMDRDEAEAVLAHEVSHVANGDMVTMALVQGVLNTFVIVLARLVGRVIDGYLGGNRDGSPGLGYYAIVFVLDLVFGLFASMIAMWFSRYREFRADAGGARLAGRDKMIRALERLALTYGENTLPKQVQAFGISGAVGHGLSKLMRSHPPLEERIAALRNAPAEPVRGLGVVS is encoded by the coding sequence ATGTTCAAACGTATCGCACTCTTCCTGGCCACCAACCTGGCCGTCCTGTTGCTGCTCAGCATCGTCATGTCGGTGCTGCAGGCGCTGGGGTTCAACATCAAGGGCAACGGCGCGCTGCTGACGATGGCGGCCGTGTTCGGTTTCGGTGGCGCCTTCATCTCGCTGCTGCTGTCCAAGTGGATGGCCAAGATGGGCACCGGCGCGGTGGTCATCAGCGAGCCGCGCAACGAGACCGAGCGCTGGCTGGTGGACACCGTCCGCCGCCAGGCCCAGGCCGCCGGCATCGGCATGCCCGAGGTGGCGGTGTACGACGCGCCCGAGATCAACGCCTTCGCCACCGGCGCCAACCGCAACAACGCGCTGGTGGCGGTGTCCACCGGCCTGCTGCGGGCGATGGACCGCGACGAGGCCGAGGCCGTGCTCGCGCACGAAGTCAGCCACGTGGCCAACGGCGACATGGTGACCATGGCGCTGGTGCAGGGCGTGCTCAACACCTTCGTGATCGTGCTGGCCCGCCTGGTCGGCCGCGTGATCGACGGCTACCTGGGCGGCAACCGCGACGGCAGCCCGGGCCTGGGCTACTACGCCATCGTGTTCGTGCTGGACCTGGTGTTCGGCCTGTTCGCCAGCATGATCGCGATGTGGTTCTCGCGCTACCGCGAGTTCCGCGCCGACGCCGGCGGCGCGCGCCTGGCCGGCCGCGACAAGATGATCCGTGCGCTGGAGCGTTTGGCGCTGACGTATGGCGAGAACACCCTGCCTAAGCAGGTGCAGGCCTTCGGTATCAGCGGCGCGGTGGGCCATGGGCTGTCCAAGCTGATGCGCAGCCATCCGCCGCTGGAAGAGCGCATTGCGGCTCTGCGGAATGCGCCGGCCGAGCCGGTGCGGGGTTTGGGCGTGGTGAGCTGA
- a CDS encoding EAL domain-containing response regulator, with protein sequence MQFGKDMVLRLLIVDDSVEAAEAIVSGLRNSGIAVRPSRPENETELATQVGQAQDLVLAAHDARAVPLAKVMQHVDGTGKDLPVLVLVDAVDDARLLDIINQGARGLILRGRGDHVQHVVRAEWADLEARRSLRRLESQVRETERRCDALIDSSREPIAYIHEGMHIRANAAYLDVFGFESFEEIEGMSLLDMVAPSQVDGFKQLLKQLSKGEAPPPRYETEARALDGSSFPAVMEFTAASYEGESCQQVILRRQEFDPELAREVEALRQRDQVTGLLNRATFLRSLEDAVSDAAHNNTHHGLLLVEPDHYARLLQEIGLDAADELIAAFAQRLRTAIGPDDVAARFAEHQFAVLTPNCDYHATAALAENLRAAFADHVLETSNRSLNTTVSIGGVQIGEKIASVTAVLGKASQCVLSTIGVGGNRIELFDPGAADRAESERVEAWVTRIRDALDADRFLMNYQPLINLHGEPMEMYEAYLRMQGEPGELVQPLTFLQIAEEHGLLWEIDRWVVGKGIQVIGERLRAGKRTTLLVKITQASLQDDSLLQHIEEQLARQNADGKLLVLQLPESKVFTHLRAAQDFQSRVARFGVRVGLEQFGSGLNSFQMLSHFDASFLKIDRAFMEDLPTNTDHQQRIREIAGKARELGKQTIAEFVQDAASMSFLFAAGIDYAQGHFLAAAGPEMDYDFQ encoded by the coding sequence ATGCAATTCGGCAAAGACATGGTGCTGCGCCTGCTGATCGTCGACGACAGCGTCGAAGCGGCGGAAGCCATCGTCAGCGGCCTGCGCAACAGCGGCATCGCCGTGCGCCCGTCGCGTCCCGAGAACGAGACCGAGCTGGCCACCCAGGTCGGCCAGGCCCAGGACCTGGTGCTGGCCGCGCACGACGCGCGCGCCGTGCCCCTGGCCAAGGTCATGCAGCACGTCGACGGCACCGGCAAGGACCTGCCGGTGCTGGTGCTGGTGGACGCGGTCGACGACGCCCGTCTGCTCGACATCATCAACCAGGGCGCGCGCGGCCTGATCCTGCGCGGCCGCGGCGACCACGTGCAGCACGTGGTGCGCGCCGAATGGGCCGACCTGGAAGCGCGCCGCTCGCTGCGCCGCCTGGAAAGCCAGGTGCGCGAAACCGAGCGCCGCTGCGACGCGCTGATCGACTCCTCGCGCGAGCCCATCGCCTACATCCACGAAGGCATGCACATCCGCGCCAACGCGGCCTACCTGGACGTCTTCGGCTTCGAGTCCTTCGAGGAGATCGAGGGCATGTCGCTGCTGGACATGGTCGCGCCCAGCCAGGTCGACGGCTTCAAGCAGCTGTTGAAGCAATTGTCCAAGGGCGAGGCGCCTCCGCCGCGCTACGAAACCGAAGCGCGCGCGCTGGACGGCAGCAGCTTCCCCGCGGTCATGGAATTCACCGCCGCCAGTTACGAGGGCGAGTCCTGTCAGCAGGTGATCCTGCGCCGTCAGGAATTCGACCCGGAACTGGCGCGCGAGGTCGAGGCGCTGCGCCAGCGCGACCAGGTCACCGGCCTGCTCAACCGCGCCACCTTCCTGCGCTCGCTCGAAGATGCGGTGTCCGACGCGGCCCACAACAACACCCACCACGGCCTGCTGCTGGTCGAGCCCGACCACTACGCGCGCCTGCTGCAGGAAATCGGCCTGGACGCGGCCGACGAACTGATCGCCGCCTTCGCGCAGCGCCTGCGCACCGCGATCGGCCCCGACGACGTGGCCGCGCGCTTCGCCGAACACCAGTTCGCCGTGCTCACGCCCAACTGCGATTACCACGCCACCGCCGCGCTGGCCGAGAACCTGCGCGCGGCCTTCGCCGACCACGTGCTGGAAACCAGCAACCGCTCGCTCAACACCACCGTCAGCATCGGCGGCGTGCAGATCGGCGAGAAGATCGCCAGCGTGACCGCGGTGCTGGGCAAGGCCAGCCAGTGCGTGCTGTCCACCATCGGCGTGGGCGGCAACCGCATCGAACTGTTCGACCCGGGCGCGGCCGACCGCGCCGAGTCCGAGCGCGTCGAAGCCTGGGTCACGCGCATCCGCGACGCGCTGGACGCCGACCGATTCCTGATGAACTACCAGCCGCTGATCAATCTCCACGGCGAGCCGATGGAGATGTACGAGGCCTACCTGCGCATGCAGGGCGAGCCCGGCGAGCTGGTGCAGCCGCTGACCTTCCTGCAGATCGCCGAGGAACACGGCCTGCTGTGGGAGATCGACCGCTGGGTGGTCGGCAAGGGCATCCAGGTCATCGGCGAGCGCCTGCGCGCCGGCAAGCGCACCACCCTGCTGGTCAAGATCACCCAGGCCTCGCTGCAGGACGACAGCCTGCTGCAGCACATCGAGGAACAGCTGGCGCGGCAGAACGCCGACGGCAAGCTGCTGGTGCTGCAGTTGCCCGAGTCCAAGGTGTTCACCCACCTGCGTGCGGCGCAGGACTTCCAGTCGCGCGTGGCCCGCTTCGGCGTGCGCGTGGGCCTGGAACAGTTCGGCTCGGGCCTGAACTCGTTCCAGATGCTCAGCCACTTCGACGCCTCGTTCCTGAAGATCGACCGCGCCTTCATGGAAGACCTGCCGACGAACACCGACCACCAGCAGCGCATCCGCGAGATCGCCGGCAAGGCGCGCGAACTGGGCAAGCAGACCATCGCCGAATTCGTCCAGGACGCGGCGAGCATGTCCTTCCTGTTCGCCGCCGGCATCGACTACGCGCAGGGGCACTTCCTGGCGGCGGCGGGTCCGGAAATGGATTACGACTTCCAGTAA
- the epmB gene encoding EF-P beta-lysylation protein EpmB, with product MIPAAPASMQPQPLSHSTAPARWQALWRDAVRDPRELLTLLGLDGIAAGVSEQAAAQFPLRVPRGFVARMRHGDPHDPLLRQVLPLDEELRPAPGYALDAVGDGLAKAGDGVIRKYRGRALLVATGSCAVHCRYCFRRHFPYAEETAAAAGWRGAVELIAADTDIDEVILSGGDPWSLATPKLAELTDALAALPQLKRLRVHTRLPVVLPERVDAPLLAWLRALPWPVTVVLHANHANEFDAQVDAALAQLRAAGAVLLNQAVLLRGVNDSVQALADLSERGFRAGVLPYYLHQLDRVQGAAHFEIDDDQARALHRALAARLSGYLVPKLVREIAGDPGKRPL from the coding sequence ATGATACCCGCAGCCCCGGCCTCCATGCAGCCGCAGCCCCTGAGCCACTCCACCGCCCCCGCCCGCTGGCAGGCGCTGTGGCGCGACGCCGTGCGCGACCCGCGCGAGCTGCTGACCCTGCTGGGCCTGGACGGCATCGCCGCCGGGGTCTCGGAGCAGGCCGCGGCCCAGTTCCCGCTGCGGGTGCCGCGCGGCTTCGTCGCCCGCATGCGCCACGGCGACCCGCACGACCCCCTGCTGCGCCAGGTTTTGCCCCTGGACGAGGAGCTGCGGCCGGCTCCCGGCTATGCCCTGGATGCGGTCGGCGACGGCCTGGCCAAGGCCGGCGACGGGGTGATCCGCAAGTACCGCGGCCGCGCCCTGCTGGTGGCCACCGGCAGCTGCGCGGTGCACTGCCGCTACTGTTTCCGCCGCCACTTCCCCTATGCCGAGGAAACCGCGGCCGCGGCCGGCTGGCGCGGCGCGGTCGAACTGATCGCCGCCGACACGGACATCGACGAGGTGATCCTGTCCGGCGGCGACCCCTGGTCCCTGGCCACGCCCAAGCTGGCCGAGCTCACCGACGCCCTGGCCGCCCTGCCCCAGCTCAAGCGCCTGCGCGTGCACACCCGCCTGCCGGTGGTGCTGCCCGAGCGCGTGGACGCGCCGCTGCTGGCTTGGCTGCGCGCCCTGCCCTGGCCGGTGACCGTGGTCCTGCACGCCAACCACGCCAACGAATTCGACGCCCAGGTCGACGCCGCCCTGGCGCAGCTGCGCGCGGCCGGCGCGGTCCTGCTCAACCAGGCCGTGCTGCTGCGCGGGGTCAACGACAGCGTCCAGGCGCTGGCCGATTTGAGCGAGCGTGGTTTCCGCGCCGGCGTACTGCCGTACTATCTGCATCAACTCGACCGTGTGCAGGGGGCTGCGCATTTCGAGATCGACGACGACCAGGCCCGCGCCCTGCATCGCGCGCTGGCGGCGCGGCTTTCTGGCTATCTGGTTCCAAAACTGGTGCGCGAGATCGCCGGGGATCCCGGAAAGCGACCGCTGTAA
- the efp gene encoding elongation factor P translates to MASLGMNDVKTGQKILVNNDPCIITETEYVKPGKGQAFTRVKYRSIKSGRVVEMTMKATDSVEQADVVDTDMQYLYSDGEYWHFMNQESFEQVQADKAGMGGAEKWLKGEEECVVTLWNGVPIAVQPPNFVELKITETDPGVRGDTSGGGGKPATLETGAVVRVPLFVGQEEIIKVDTRSGEYVSRVK, encoded by the coding sequence ATGGCCAGCTTGGGCATGAACGACGTCAAGACCGGACAGAAGATCCTGGTCAATAACGACCCGTGCATCATCACCGAGACCGAGTACGTCAAGCCGGGCAAGGGCCAGGCCTTCACCCGCGTCAAGTACCGCAGCATCAAGTCCGGCCGCGTGGTCGAAATGACCATGAAGGCCACCGACAGCGTCGAGCAGGCCGACGTGGTCGACACCGACATGCAGTACCTGTACTCCGACGGCGAGTACTGGCACTTCATGAATCAGGAGTCGTTCGAGCAGGTCCAGGCCGACAAGGCCGGCATGGGCGGCGCCGAGAAGTGGCTCAAGGGCGAGGAAGAGTGCGTGGTCACGCTGTGGAACGGCGTGCCGATCGCGGTGCAGCCGCCGAACTTCGTCGAACTGAAGATCACCGAGACCGACCCGGGCGTGCGCGGCGACACCTCCGGCGGCGGCGGCAAGCCGGCCACGCTGGAAACCGGCGCGGTGGTGCGCGTGCCGTTGTTCGTGGGCCAGGAAGAAATCATCAAGGTCGACACCCGCTCGGGCGAGTACGTCAGCCGAGTGAAGTGA
- a CDS encoding TRZ/ATZ family hydrolase: MTTDTPATACDLLIEAGWVVPVEPHAVVLEDHAVAVRDGVIVDVLPTVQARQRYRAAETVSRPDAALIPGLVNAHTHNPMTLLRGIADDLPLMQWLQEHIWPVEAAVIGPQFVEDGVALAIAEMLRGGTTCANENYFFPDVQAAVYKRHGFRARVGLPVIDFPTAWAKSSDEYFDRAGEVHDLWRDDALVATAFAPHAPYTVSDANFERIRMLADQLDLPIHLHTHETAQEVADSIKLHGQRPLARLDRLGLVTDRLIAVHMTQLTDAEIALCAQRGVSVVHCPESNLKLASGFCPACKLQRAGVNLAIGTDGCASNNDLDMFGETRTAALLAKAVAEDASALDAFSALRAATLGGARALGFEAKIGSIETGKQADLVCVDLGQLETQPLHHVVSQLIYACGRHQVSDVWIAGRAKLRERSLVDMDLDGLIANARQWRGRIQALGR; encoded by the coding sequence ATGACCACCGACACCCCCGCCACCGCCTGCGACCTGTTGATCGAAGCGGGCTGGGTGGTGCCGGTCGAACCGCATGCGGTGGTGCTGGAGGACCACGCGGTGGCGGTGCGCGACGGCGTGATCGTCGACGTGCTGCCCACGGTGCAGGCGCGCCAGCGCTACCGCGCCGCCGAAACCGTCTCGCGCCCCGACGCGGCGCTGATCCCGGGCCTGGTCAACGCCCACACCCACAACCCGATGACCCTGCTGCGCGGCATCGCCGACGACCTGCCGCTGATGCAGTGGCTGCAGGAGCACATCTGGCCGGTGGAAGCGGCGGTGATCGGGCCGCAGTTCGTCGAGGACGGCGTGGCCCTGGCCATCGCCGAGATGCTGCGCGGCGGCACCACCTGCGCCAACGAGAACTACTTCTTTCCCGACGTGCAGGCCGCGGTCTACAAGCGCCACGGCTTCCGCGCCCGGGTCGGCCTGCCGGTGATCGATTTCCCCACCGCCTGGGCCAAGAGTTCGGACGAGTACTTCGACCGCGCCGGCGAGGTCCACGACCTGTGGCGCGACGATGCGCTGGTGGCCACCGCGTTCGCGCCGCATGCGCCGTACACGGTCAGCGACGCCAACTTCGAACGCATCCGCATGCTGGCCGATCAGCTGGATCTGCCGATCCACCTGCACACCCACGAAACCGCGCAGGAAGTGGCCGACTCGATCAAGCTGCACGGACAGCGCCCGCTGGCGCGGCTGGACCGCCTGGGCCTGGTCACCGACCGCCTGATCGCGGTGCACATGACCCAGCTCACCGACGCCGAGATCGCGCTGTGCGCGCAGCGCGGCGTGAGCGTGGTGCATTGCCCCGAATCCAACCTCAAGCTGGCCTCGGGCTTCTGCCCGGCCTGCAAGCTGCAGCGCGCCGGCGTGAACCTGGCCATCGGCACCGACGGCTGCGCCAGCAACAACGACCTGGACATGTTCGGCGAGACCCGCACCGCGGCGCTGCTGGCCAAGGCCGTGGCCGAGGACGCCTCGGCGCTGGACGCGTTCAGCGCGCTGCGCGCGGCCACCTTGGGCGGCGCGCGCGCGCTGGGCTTCGAGGCCAAGATCGGCTCGATCGAAACCGGCAAGCAGGCCGACCTGGTTTGCGTGGACCTGGGCCAGCTGGAAACCCAGCCGCTGCACCACGTGGTCTCGCAGCTGATCTACGCCTGCGGCCGGCACCAGGTCAGCGACGTGTGGATCGCCGGCCGCGCCAAGCTGCGCGAGCGCAGCCTGGTCGACATGGACCTGGACGGCCTGATCGCCAACGCGCGCCAGTGGCGCGGCCGCATCCAGGCACTGGGCCGTTGA
- the ubiG gene encoding bifunctional 2-polyprenyl-6-hydroxyphenol methylase/3-demethylubiquinol 3-O-methyltransferase UbiG: MSAHGTAPEHGGDDNFSQAELDKFGALANRWWDPDGPQKALHALNPARLDYVAQRSALAGARVLDVGCGGGLLSEALAGAGAEVVAIDLAPELLKVARLHKLETGVRVDYRQQSVESLAAQEPAGFDAITCMEMLEHVPDPAAIVRACAALLKPGGRLFLSTLNRTPAAFALAIVGAEYVARVLPKGTHQYRDFIKPSELGGWLREAGLQLEDVSGLMYEPWRKAARVISRTDVNYLACARKPDADA; encoded by the coding sequence ATGAGCGCACACGGCACCGCCCCCGAACACGGCGGCGACGACAATTTCAGCCAGGCCGAACTGGACAAGTTCGGCGCCCTGGCCAACCGCTGGTGGGACCCGGACGGCCCGCAGAAGGCGCTGCACGCGCTCAACCCCGCGCGCCTGGACTACGTGGCCCAGCGCAGCGCCCTGGCCGGCGCGCGCGTGCTCGACGTGGGTTGCGGCGGCGGCCTGCTCAGCGAGGCGCTGGCCGGTGCCGGCGCCGAGGTCGTGGCGATCGACCTGGCGCCCGAGCTGCTGAAGGTCGCGCGCCTGCACAAGCTGGAAACCGGCGTGCGCGTGGACTACCGACAGCAGTCGGTGGAATCGCTGGCGGCGCAGGAGCCGGCCGGCTTCGACGCGATCACCTGCATGGAAATGCTCGAGCACGTGCCGGACCCGGCCGCGATCGTGCGCGCCTGCGCCGCGTTGTTGAAGCCCGGCGGGCGTCTGTTCCTGTCCACGCTCAACCGCACCCCGGCCGCGTTCGCGCTGGCCATCGTCGGCGCCGAGTACGTGGCGCGCGTGCTGCCCAAGGGCACCCACCAGTACCGCGACTTCATCAAGCCCTCCGAACTGGGCGGCTGGCTGCGCGAAGCCGGCCTGCAGCTGGAGGACGTGAGCGGGCTGATGTACGAGCCCTGGCGCAAGGCCGCGCGGGTGATCTCGCGCACCGACGTCAATTACCTGGCCTGCGCGCGCAAGCCGGACGCTGACGCATGA
- a CDS encoding phosphoglycolate phosphatase, translating into MNHETAALLKGVFPKAVLFDLDGTLLDSAPDMLAAVNLMLAARGRAPMALAQLRPHVSRGGVAMIGAAFPEASDEQRKQWLPEFLDAYERELGRHSAPFDGIEAMLAQLEAAGRPWGIVTNKPEYLAKQTLPPLGWESRCAVLIGGDTLAVRKPDPLPLTVAAQRMGIAPGDCVYVGDDERDILAARAAGMASVVALWGYRLDADDPIAWRGDVMIEQPGDLCAAAAWPATR; encoded by the coding sequence ATGAATCACGAAACGGCCGCGCTCCTCAAGGGAGTATTCCCCAAGGCGGTGCTGTTCGACCTGGACGGCACCCTGCTCGACAGCGCGCCGGACATGCTGGCCGCGGTCAACCTCATGCTCGCCGCGCGCGGCCGTGCGCCGATGGCCTTGGCGCAGCTGCGCCCGCATGTGTCGCGCGGCGGCGTGGCGATGATCGGCGCGGCCTTCCCCGAGGCCTCCGACGAGCAGCGCAAGCAATGGCTGCCGGAATTCCTGGATGCCTACGAGCGCGAGCTAGGCCGCCACAGCGCGCCCTTCGACGGCATCGAGGCGATGCTGGCGCAGCTGGAAGCCGCCGGCCGGCCCTGGGGCATCGTCACCAACAAGCCCGAGTACCTGGCCAAGCAGACCTTGCCGCCGCTGGGCTGGGAATCGCGCTGCGCCGTGCTGATCGGCGGCGACACCCTGGCCGTGCGCAAGCCCGATCCGCTGCCGCTGACCGTGGCCGCGCAGCGCATGGGCATCGCGCCCGGCGACTGCGTCTACGTCGGCGACGACGAGCGCGACATCCTGGCCGCGCGCGCCGCCGGCATGGCCTCGGTGGTGGCGCTGTGGGGCTACCGCCTGGACGCCGACGATCCCATCGCCTGGCGCGGCGACGTCATGATCGAACAGCCCGGCGACCTGTGCGCCGCGGCGGCGTGGCCGGCGACGCGATGA
- a CDS encoding phytoene/squalene synthase family protein: MSQADTPGLHDEDALASFIGKWRARWPEWALAEGFVPPAQRETALAWAALQQELGDAAWGGRDARPGELKLGWWVEELQGWKQGRRRHPLGQVLQRQSAPWGTLAAALPELAEARERPLDGDDAHRQVVGLATAIAAVEVALFQAEGGLGDVEAASACLLYARLLAGGEAAVPLALLARAGESGARGAWIAELRQGRPAPTAATSVPRRLWAALAHARLHRADAAAPLPPWRALWTAWRGARGR, from the coding sequence ATGAGCCAAGCCGATACGCCCGGCCTGCACGACGAAGACGCGCTGGCCAGCTTCATCGGCAAGTGGCGTGCGCGTTGGCCGGAATGGGCGCTGGCCGAAGGCTTCGTGCCGCCCGCGCAGCGCGAGACCGCGCTGGCCTGGGCGGCGTTGCAACAAGAGCTGGGCGACGCCGCCTGGGGCGGGCGAGACGCGCGCCCCGGCGAGCTGAAACTGGGCTGGTGGGTGGAGGAACTGCAGGGCTGGAAGCAGGGACGGCGCCGTCATCCGCTGGGCCAGGTGCTGCAGCGCCAGTCCGCGCCCTGGGGCACCCTGGCCGCGGCCTTGCCGGAGTTGGCCGAGGCGCGCGAACGTCCGCTGGACGGCGACGACGCGCATCGCCAAGTGGTCGGTTTGGCCACCGCGATCGCCGCGGTCGAAGTCGCCTTGTTCCAGGCCGAAGGCGGCCTGGGCGACGTCGAGGCCGCCAGCGCCTGCCTGCTGTACGCGCGCCTGCTGGCCGGTGGCGAGGCGGCGGTGCCGCTGGCATTGCTGGCCCGAGCGGGCGAGTCCGGCGCGCGTGGCGCCTGGATCGCCGAACTGCGCCAGGGCCGGCCCGCGCCGACGGCCGCGACCAGCGTGCCGCGACGCCTGTGGGCGGCGCTGGCGCACGCGCGCCTGCACCGCGCCGATGCCGCCGCACCGCTGCCGCCCTGGCGCGCGTTGTGGACCGCCTGGCGCGGCGCACGCGGCCGCTGA